GGAGCACGGCGAGGACCCGTACGACACGGTCCGCCGCGAGCTCATGGAGGAGACCGGCTACCGCATCGACGTGACGGGCCTCCTGGGCATCGACTCCGTCCGCCACACCTTCCCGAACCGCCGACGGCGGCGCCCGGTGGACCACCAGGGACTGCGGCTGGTCTACGAGGGCCTGGTCACCGGCGGCGAACTGCGCCCGGAGACGAACGGCTCCACGGACCTGGCCGCCTGGCACGACCTGGGCGCGGTCTCCGGGCTGCGGAAGGTGCGGATGGTGGACGTCGGCCTTGAACTGTGGCTGGAACGTCCGGCCACGGGGCGGGCGGCGAAGGCCGCCGGTGAGGGGTAGGCGGTGAGCGCCGGGCGCTGACCGTACTGAGGTCCGGTGCCGGGGTCTGTCGTCCCCGCGTCGTCCGTCTGCCGGATCACGTCCCCTTCTGGGATGCTGAAGTGCAGAGCGAAGTCAACTGCGAGCACTGCCATCGCCGAGGGGGACGGCCATGGACTGGACGACATCCATCACGTACGGCGCGCTGGGTGGCCTCGTCGTCGAGGTCGTTGTCCTCTACGGACGGATCGCGACGTGGCAGGCGGCGCGGCACCGCGCCCTGTCGAGGAACAAGGCCAGGGGCGAACTCCCCGGGCTCGACAAGTATGTCGACGTTCCCTCCGACGCCTTGGCCGCCCTGACCCGGCTGTCGCTCGGCGCGGGCGCCGGCTGGATCTTCGCCCCGCAGCTGACGGGAGGACTGGCGGCGGTCGCCGTGGGGGCGTCGGCCCCGGCACTGCTGCGGCAGCTTGGCAGTGGGCGGAGCCTCCAGGCGGTGATCGGTGGCGGCGGCCCCGGGCCGTCCGGTCCCGGCGGCGGGGATCCGGCCGCCGTACCGGACGGGGTGTCCGGCGGGGCGGAGGTGATCGAGTCGTGAGCAGGCTCGCCCAGCGCTACTGGGCGTCGCTGACGGACGCGGGCACCGGAGAGCCGGCGCCCCTCACCGACAGGGGCCGGCGCAAGGACGTGGCGCTGTGGCGCAGGTACCTCGCCTCCTTGCTCGACTTCGAACTGACGGAACCGGAAGAGGCGCCGGCACGGACCGGGGCGGGCCAGGAGCGAGCGGGCGCCGCGGACCGGTACACACCGGGGCCAACGGTGTACTACACGCTCGACCGGACGGTCGACGTCGCGGGCGCCGAACCGCCAAGCGTGTTCAGTCGGCGGCCGATGGTACGGATGGGCCTTGCCGCCGCAGTCGTCCTCGGTACGGGCTTCGGCGTCTCGGTCGTGCTGGCGGGGCACAGGACCGAGAACACTCCGATCGTCATCGAGGCGTCGCCGTCGCCCACGGTGAACAGAGACGCGGTCGTGGAGGACGGAGAGTACGCGTGGGTCCCGCCCAAGGGCTGGCGGCGGGATGTGAAGACGGGCACCGAAGTGCACTACACCTCCCCGGACGGCAAACAGGAGGTGATGGCCAAATCGGCCCCGGCCCGTGGCGACCTGATGGAGACATGGAAAGAGTCGGAGGCCAACGCCCGGCAGGGCGAGCACTACAAGCGGATCCTTCTGGAGGAGGCGATGTTCCGGGGGTATCCGTCGATCGTCTGGGAGTACACCTTCACGCTCGGAGGTGAGCCATGGCACGCCCTGCTCCTCGGTTTCAACGCCGGCGGGAAGTCGTACCAGATCTCCACCTGGTACCAGTCCGCCGTGGAGAAGCGGGCGCTGCGGACGTACATGGCCGTGAGGGCGAGCTTCATCGCGATCGTGCCGGCCGAGACGGCGTCGGCGACAGGACGGCCGTCGAGCTCACCGACCCCCCGGTGAACAGCCTTCGTACCCCGGAAGATGAACGCGGAGTGACCGACTCCGGGCCGTTCGCCGTGCGGTCGTGAACGGGCGAGGTGGCCCAAGATCCACGTACGGAGATCGGCGTCGCGCGTTGCTGCCTCGTTCACGCACAGGTCATCCCCGGTGCCAAGCATCCAGAGTGAGCGGGACGTTCGCGACTGCGACCGCCCGTGACCACTTCCGACGCGTTCGCACTCGGGGAGACCGCGCCATGTCGCGCACACGCTCTGTCGCCGCCGGCCCCACCCCGGCGGTCAATCGACGTACGGTACTCGCCGCGGCCGGGGCGGTGTCCGTCTCGGCGGGCCTCGGCTACGCGCTGCGGCCCAGTGACAGCCAGGCCGCCACAGTGGCCGAAGCCGCAGCAGCCGGGGGCCCGGTGGCCGTGTCCCGGCAGGCGGGGCCGGCCGCGCTCGCCCCGTCCGTCCGGGGCACCACGCTCGACACCGTCTCCGCACCCCTCGGCGCGGGCGGCTACCGGCGCCTCGGCGACGGCCCGGCCTGGCAGCGGGTCGTACGGAGCGAACTCGCCGAACCCCGCTCCGGCCGTGCCGCCCGCCGGACCACCATGGCGGCCTTCGTCCAGTTCACGGACCTGCACCTGACCGACGTACAGCACCCGCTGCGCCTGGAGTACATGCGCTCCGCCGACCGGCACGCCTGGCGCCCGCACGAGGCGCTGTCGGTGCAGGGCGCGACCTCGCTGGTCGAGCGGATCAACGCCCTGCGCGGAGCACCCGTCACCGGCTCCCCGCTGCACTTCGTGATGACCACCGGCGACAACACGGACAACAACGCGCACTCCGAGCTGGAGTGGTTCATGAAGGTGATGAGCGGCGGACGCGTGACGCCGAACACCGGGGACCCGCGCCACTACGAGGGCGTCCAGAACAGCGGCCTCCCGCTCTACTGGCAGCCGGACTCCGCCACCCGCGACGCCGACAAGCAGCACGGCTTCCCGCACATCGAGGGCTTCCTCGCGGCGGCGATCCGGGAGGTGCGCAGCCCCGGCCTCAACCTGCCCTGGTACTCGACGGTCGGCAACCACGACTCCCTCCCGCTCGGCTGCTACGCCTCCCACAGCGACCCCTTCCTCACCGACTTCGCGGTCGGCGGCAAGAAGCTGATGGATCTGCCGACGGCGCGCAGCAAGGCGCTCCAGGACCAGATCAGAAGCTCCGACGACCCGAAGGGCATCCGGTTCCGCGAGCTGATCCAGGCCCACGCGCGCGACCTGCGCTCGGTGACCCCGGACGAGAGCCGGGCCCCGTTCACCCGGGCCGACTATCTGAAGGCGCACCTGGACCCGGCGTACGCGGGAGTGGGTCCGGTGGGCCACGGCTACTCGTCGGCGAACCTGGACGCGGGGACCCAGTACTACACCTTCCGCATCTCGGACGACGTCGTCGGCATCAGCATCGACACCACCGACCCGGGCGGCCACTACCAGGGTTCGATCGGCGCGGCCCAACTGCGCTGGCTGCACCGGACGTTGGAGGAGCACGCGAAGGCGGGCTCGTACGCCGTCGTCTTCAGTCACCACACCAGCGAGTCGATGACCAACGCCCACCGCGACCCGGCCCGCCCGGACGAGCAGCGCTACGGCGGCGCGGACGTCGTGGCCCTTCTCGCCAGCCACCGCAACGTCCTGGCCTGGGTGAACGGCCACATCCACCGCAACGTCATCAAGGCGCACGCGGCCCCGGACGACCGCTCGTTCTGGGAGATCTCCACGGCGTCGCACATCGACTTCCCCCAACTGGCCCGTGTCATCGAGCTGGTGGACAACAAGGACGGCACGGTCTCGCTGTTCACGACGATGGTGGAGTCGGCGGCGCCCCACCGGACGGACTACGCGGACCTGTCGCAGACGGGCCTGGCGGCGCTGTACCGGGAGTTGTCGTTCAACGCGCCGGGAGCGCGGATGGATCTGTCGGGGGACGCGGGGGACCGGAACGTGGAGCTGGTGCTGAAGAAGGGCTGACGGCACGCGCTGAAGGCATCCGCCGAGGTCGGTTCCGGGTTCGGGGTGCGGGTTCAGAGTTCGGAGTGCGGGTTCAGGGGATGAGGATGATCTTGCCCAGGCTGGTGCGGCCGGAGGACTCCGCCGGTTCCATGGCCGCGGCGGCCTCGCTCAGCGGGAAGCGGGCGGCGATCCTCGCGGTGAGGACGCCGTCGCGCGGCAGGCGGAAGACGTGGGTGAGGTCAGTGCGCATCCGGGTCCGGAACGCCTCACGCCTGGCCGAGCCGGGCTTTCCGGCACCCGCCCGGACGTCGTAGAAGCTCGCGTGCCTGCCGGTGGGCAGGTGGTTCCGGCGACCGGACCCTGGACGGGCAACTGCGGCAGTGGGCCCGCTCGCAGGGGCGGCCGGACATCACACCCGGCGTCGCCCGCGCCGCCCTGCTGATCTGGTCGCGGGTCCACGGGATCGTGAGCCTCGAACTCACCGGCATGTTCGACAGTCATTCCCAGGAGACACAGCGGTTGATCGAGCTGGAGATCGACAGTGCCGTCCGGTCCCTGGCGGGGGAAGGCTGAGAAACGCCCAACCATCCCGCCCCTGTCAACCTCCGGCCCACGCGACGTGTCACTTCTCCCGACCGCCGTTCGGCGAGGACGCGCCGACGGTCATGTACAACCGGTTCAGGACCGGAACAAGGGGGAACGGCATGTCAGTCAACACAGGGCCGGTCGGCAGGAGGCTGCTGGGGACGGCCGCGGCGATCGCCGTAGCGGCGGGCGCGTTCGCGGCGCCCGCCGTGGCGGCACCGGCCGAACGGGGTGGCGGTCACGCGGCCACCC
The DNA window shown above is from Streptomyces sp. NBC_01451 and carries:
- a CDS encoding TIGR03767 family metallophosphoesterase gives rise to the protein MSRTRSVAAGPTPAVNRRTVLAAAGAVSVSAGLGYALRPSDSQAATVAEAAAAGGPVAVSRQAGPAALAPSVRGTTLDTVSAPLGAGGYRRLGDGPAWQRVVRSELAEPRSGRAARRTTMAAFVQFTDLHLTDVQHPLRLEYMRSADRHAWRPHEALSVQGATSLVERINALRGAPVTGSPLHFVMTTGDNTDNNAHSELEWFMKVMSGGRVTPNTGDPRHYEGVQNSGLPLYWQPDSATRDADKQHGFPHIEGFLAAAIREVRSPGLNLPWYSTVGNHDSLPLGCYASHSDPFLTDFAVGGKKLMDLPTARSKALQDQIRSSDDPKGIRFRELIQAHARDLRSVTPDESRAPFTRADYLKAHLDPAYAGVGPVGHGYSSANLDAGTQYYTFRISDDVVGISIDTTDPGGHYQGSIGAAQLRWLHRTLEEHAKAGSYAVVFSHHTSESMTNAHRDPARPDEQRYGGADVVALLASHRNVLAWVNGHIHRNVIKAHAAPDDRSFWEISTASHIDFPQLARVIELVDNKDGTVSLFTTMVESAAPHRTDYADLSQTGLAALYRELSFNAPGARMDLSGDAGDRNVELVLKKG
- a CDS encoding TetR-like C-terminal domain-containing protein, which gives rise to MRQWARSQGRPDITPGVARAALLIWSRVHGIVSLELTGMFDSHSQETQRLIELEIDSAVRSLAGEG
- a CDS encoding NUDIX hydrolase; protein product: MRKTLRVAAYAVVVRDGQILLARSPADGGGHEWVLPGGGMEHGEDPYDTVRRELMEETGYRIDVTGLLGIDSVRHTFPNRRRRRPVDHQGLRLVYEGLVTGGELRPETNGSTDLAAWHDLGAVSGLRKVRMVDVGLELWLERPATGRAAKAAGEG